From one Pedobacter faecalis genomic stretch:
- the pyrH gene encoding UMP kinase, translating into MKYKRILLKLSGESLMGEKQYGIDNEMVRQYAEDIKAVHDQGLQIAIVIGGGNIFRGLSAEKSGMDRAQADYMGMLATVINSMALQDALEKVGLKTRLLTAIKMEQICEPFIRRRAVRHLEKGRVVIFGAGTGNPYFTTDSAAALRAIEIKADVVLKGTRVDGIYTADPEKDLTATRYDEISFKEVYAKGLNVMDMTAFTLCEENKLPIIVFDMNKTGNFMKIAKGEAIGTLVKG; encoded by the coding sequence AGCAATATGGTATTGATAATGAGATGGTAAGGCAGTATGCCGAAGACATCAAAGCTGTACACGATCAAGGTTTGCAGATTGCTATCGTCATTGGCGGCGGTAATATTTTCAGGGGTTTAAGTGCGGAGAAATCGGGTATGGACCGGGCGCAGGCCGATTATATGGGTATGCTGGCTACGGTAATAAACAGCATGGCGCTTCAGGATGCGCTGGAAAAAGTTGGCCTGAAAACCAGGTTGCTTACGGCTATAAAAATGGAGCAGATCTGTGAACCATTTATTCGGCGCCGTGCCGTGCGGCACCTCGAAAAAGGTCGTGTGGTGATCTTTGGTGCGGGTACCGGTAACCCTTATTTCACCACAGATTCTGCGGCTGCTTTACGGGCTATTGAAATTAAGGCGGATGTGGTATTAAAAGGTACGCGTGTAGACGGGATCTATACTGCTGATCCTGAGAAAGACCTTACGGCAACAAGATACGATGAGATCAGCTTCAAAGAAGTGTATGCCAAAGGCCTGAATGTTATGGATATGACTGCATTTACGCTTTGCGAGGAAAACAAGCTTCCGATCATCGTGTTTGATATGAACAAAACCGGCAATTTTATGAAGATTGCTAAAGGTGAAGCTATTGGTACACTGGTGAAAGGATAG
- the frr gene encoding ribosome recycling factor: protein MNDLIKKQLQDAQASMDKAILHCEAELTKIRAGKASAGMLDGIMVDYYGNATPLNQVASINTPDARTLILQPWEKQLLVPIERAIMEANIGINPQNDGVVIRLVVPPLTEERRRELVKKVKEEAERGRITVRNIRKDANEKIKRLKGESVSDDEIKTGEAEVQKITDAYIVKVDKHAEAKEKDIMTV from the coding sequence ATGAATGACCTTATAAAAAAACAGTTACAGGACGCGCAGGCTTCGATGGACAAGGCTATCCTGCATTGCGAGGCTGAGCTGACTAAGATCCGGGCCGGAAAAGCTTCTGCGGGAATGCTTGACGGTATCATGGTTGATTATTATGGCAATGCGACCCCCCTGAACCAGGTGGCCAGCATCAATACGCCGGATGCGCGTACCCTGATCCTGCAGCCATGGGAAAAGCAGTTGCTCGTACCGATCGAGCGTGCGATCATGGAGGCCAATATCGGCATCAATCCGCAGAACGATGGTGTGGTGATCAGATTGGTGGTGCCGCCGCTTACGGAAGAGCGCAGAAGGGAACTTGTTAAAAAGGTAAAGGAAGAAGCCGAGCGTGGCCGGATCACGGTTCGTAATATTCGCAAGGATGCGAACGAAAAGATCAAGCGCCTGAAAGGTGAAAGCGTTTCGGACGATGAGATCAAAACGGGCGAGGCAGAGGTACAAAAGATCACGGATGCCTATATCGTTAAGGTCGACAAGCATGCCGAGGCGAAAGAAAAGGATATCATGACTGTATAG